One genomic segment of Desmodus rotundus isolate HL8 chromosome 5, HLdesRot8A.1, whole genome shotgun sequence includes these proteins:
- the NPAT gene encoding protein NPAT isoform X2 has product MLLPSDVARLVLGYLQQENLTSTCQTFILESSHLKEYAEHCTDEGFIPACLLSLFGKNLTTILNEYVAMKTKETSNHVPAIMSSLWKKLDHTLSQIRSMQSSPGFAANQRARTRSGIAEIKRQRRLASQVAPVSSELLTLPYLSGQFTTAPLTAAQVIRPTGQTSVPLSSNFVVVNHAQSQDTVTTGEALSIIPGAQEKKTHANLMSPGRRKSESQRKNTTLSGPQSTIRNFQDPNAFAVEKQMVIENAREKILSNKSLQEKLAENINKFLTSDNNIAQAPKQTDSNPTEPETSIDELLGLQSEIHMSEEAIQDILEQTESDPAFQALFDLFDYDDQSGQPPLCTSYQNEDTSNALKNGSNHEELRHEPQEHFSQIGSTIQKKTFKTVVPTEQKGNLDITFESVPNLNDFNQRLNSDAKCNQHCAELYTSQMSTETEMAIEVEKNSLSPNVPNESQLQPDCSDTPVTSFVALGGETKNENLTLSGKSSQLVSPNIPLTGKPPKKSQFSESSNDTGRLKTNFHGSKSPDSREIHQSKIEINDVLPVTSQRLSDCQDNSSLQSKILSVSVESSGLNVSEQQVEICLGDSISSIKQPSSDSSCVELNHTEHEIQPSNSEKVALDSREPSSSIKEDGDSIFLSLGENDNCGEVTLVPPEGNLVEDRHSLPSESVCSSVLESHPEPQNTSDKPASNNSTEIDAANIVSLKIIISDDSFVSSDTELNSAVSSISGENVPTIILSSAKSPAKNAELVKCLSSEETAGVITSTEGDTASVEQSLLVLKPEDTAVTNTQSEDSIGFSASVTPCVSKDGGYIQLMPATSTTFGNSNNILIATCVTDPTVLGTTVSRSNVVVLPGNSAPITAQPSPPQLQTPPRSNNVFAVNQAVSPNFSQGSAIIIASPVQPVLQGMVGMIPVSVVGQNGNAFPAPPQQVLHMPLAAPVCNRSIPQFPISQKSQKTQGLRNKPCTGKQVNNLTDSSSHLVGCHTQRIEVSDKNMATDHGKNLEEITVPFSVENVVPTSKPFESHRRVLCFDSAASSVADTQGTNQKTVSQNKERNDISFPNLDTPMMSSTLKQSSNNALKREREKPPVPKILSKSETAISRHTTIKEVQSEKKVSPTEIGLESFHKATANKENELCSDVERQKNSEISKLSNGQQNGGLRNEKTIASLQELTKKQGTSSNSKNVVSVGASVKDLKQEQTKSASSLINPLSKHTTEMLSDAQRHSPVNRLTDNTHLSVPRTPGSAAGERHKEEPTDGIKVPSSRRFTEDNSTPKVMVPPVTPDLPACSPASEAGSENSVNMAAHTLMILSRAAISRATSTTPLKDNTQQFRASSRNTTKKRKIEELDERERNSRTSNKNLSNSSIPMKKKRIKKKKLPSSFPAGMDVDKFLLSLHYDE; this is encoded by the exons AAACATCAAATCATGTCCCAGCAATTATGTCATCTCTGTGGAAGAAGTTAGACCATACGCTTTCTCAGATCAG gAGCATGCAAAGTTCCCCAGGGTTTGCTGCCAATCAGAGAG CCCGAACAAGAAGTGGAATTGCAGAAATCAAAAGGCAAAGAAGGCTTGCATCTCAAGTAGCTCCTGTCAGTTCAGAGCTGCTTACTTTACCGTATCTTTCTGGACAATTTACTACTGCTCCTTTGACAGCTGCACAAGTTATTCGACCAACTGGCCAGACTTCAGTTCCTTTGAGTTCCAATTTTGTAGTGGTTAACCATGCACAATCACAAGACACTGTGACCA CAGGCGAGGCTTTAAGTATCATTCCTGGTGCTCAGGAGAAGAAAACTCATGCCAATTTAATGTCTCCTGGTAGACGCAAAag tGAATCTCAGAGGAAAAATACCACTTTGTCTGGGCCTCAGTCAACAATACGGAATTTCCAGGATCCAAATGCATTTGCAGTAGAAAAA CAAATGGTTATTGAAAATGCACgagaaaaaatattaagcaacAAATCTCTTCAAGAAAAGCTTGCAGAGAACATTAATAAATTTTTGACTAG TGACAACAATATTGCTCAAGCACCTAAGCAAACAGATAGCAACCCTACTGAACCAGAAACTTCAATTGATGAACTTCTGGGACTTCAG agtgAAATTCATATGTCTGAAGAAGCTATACAAGATATATTGGAACAGACAGAATCAGATCCAGCCTTTCAGGCACTCTTTGACCTCTTTGACTATG ATGATCAGTCTGGTCAACCCCCACTATGTACATCTTATCAAAATGAAGACACATCAAATGCTTTGAAGAATGGCAGCAACCATGAAGAGCTTAGACATGAACCCCAGGAACATTTTTCCCAGATAGGCTCTACCATCCAAAAAAAGACCTTCAAAACAGTTGTACCTACTGAACAGAAGGGTAACCTTGATATTACCTTTGAGTCTGTGCCTAATTTGAATGACTTTAACCAAAGATTAAATTCTGATGCCAAATGTAATCAGCATTGTGCTGAATTATACACCAGTCAGATGTCCACTGAAACTGAAATGGCCATAGAAGTTGAAAAGAATTCTTTGTCTCCAAATGTGCCGAATGAATCTCAGTTACAGCCAGATTGTTCTGATACACCAGTAACTTCATTCGTTGCCCTTGGTGgtgaaactaaaaatgaaaacttaactCTCTCTGGAAAAAGTTCTCAACTTGTATCCCCAAATATACCATTAACTGGAAAGCCACCTAAAAAAAGTCAATTTTCTGAAAGTTCGAATGATACAGGAAGACTGAAAACTAATTTCCATGGTTCCAAGTCACCAGATTCTAGAGAAATTCACCAGAGTAAAATTGAAATTAATGATGTATTACCAGTAACATCACAGCGACTTTCAGATTGCCAAGATAATTCTTCActtcaaagtaaaatattatCTGTGTCTGTTGAAAGTTCAGGTTTAAATGTATCTGAACAACAAGTAGAAATTTGTCTTGGAGATTCAATATCTTCAATTAAACAGCCATCTAGTGATTCATCATGTGTTGAGTTAAATCATACAGAACATGAAATTCAGCCCTCCAATTCTGAGAAAGTTGCTTTGGATTCACGTGAGCCATCATCTTCTATAAAAGAAGATGGAGatagtatttttctctctttgggtGAAAATGATAACTGTGGGGAGGTTACATTGGTGCCTCCTGAAGGTAATCTTGTAGAAGATAGACATTCTCTTCCTTCAGAATCTGTGTGTTCTTCAGTGTTAGAGTCTCACCCTGAACCCCAAAATACTAGTGATAAACCTGCTAGCAATAACTCAACAGAAATAGATGCAGCAAATATTGTCTCTCTCAAAATTATCATCAGTGATGATTCATTTGTTTCCTCAGATACTGAACTTAACAGTGCTGTTTCTAGTATCAGTGGAGAAAATGTGCCAACTATAATTTTGTCTTCTGCTAAATCACCTGCCAAAAATGCAGAATTAGTTAAATGTCTGTCTTCAGAAGAAACTGCAGGTGTTATCACATCTACTGAAGGAGATACAGCCTCAGTGGAACAAAGCCTTTTGGTGCTTAAACCTGAAGATACTGCAGTAACCAACACTCAGAGTGAAGACAGCATTGGTTTTTCAGCCAGTGTTACACCATGTGTTTCCAAGGATGGAGGGTATATACAGTTGATGCCAGCTACAAGCACAACTTTTGGCAATTCAAATAACATTCTGATAGCTACCTGCGTCACTGATCCAACAGTCTTAGGGACAACTGTAAGTCGGTCTAATGTTGTAGTATTGCCTGGAAATTCTGCACCTATAACTGCCCAACCTTCTCCGCCTCAACTACAGACACCACCAAGATCAAACAATGTATTTGCTGTCAACCAAGCTGTGTCCCCCAACTTTTCACAAG gaTCTGCCATCATAATTGCTTCTCCAGTCCAGCCTGTACTCCAAGGAATGGTAGGAATGATACCTGTATCTGTGGTTGGACAGAATGGAAATGCATTTCCTGCTCCTCCTCAGCAG GTCCTTCATATGCCTTTGGCAGCACCTGTATGCAATAGAAGTATCCCTCAATTCCCTATTTCTCAAAAGTCTCAGAAAACTCAGGGACTAAGAAATAAGCCTTGTACAG GAAAGCAGGTAAATAATTTGACGGATTCATCGAGTCATTTAGTTGGATGTCATACACAAAG aattgaagtTTCTGATAAGAATATGGCAACGGATCATGGAAAAAACCTGGAAGAAATCACAGTTCCCTTCTCAGTAGAGAATGTAGTTCCAACCAGCAAGCCATTTGAAAGCCACAGACGTGTGCTCTGTTTTGATAGCGCTGCTTCCTCTGTGGCAGATACACAGGGGACAAACCAGAAAACAGTGtcccaaaacaaagaaaggaatgaCATTTCATTTCCTAATCTTGACACACCCATGATGTCCTCTACCTTGAAACAGTCTTCTAATAATGCtctcaaaagagagagagagaaacctcctGTGCCTAAGATTTTATCTAAATCAGAAACTGCCATTAGCCGACATACCACTATAAAAGAAGTTCAGTCAGAAAAGAAGGTTTCACCAACAGAAATTGGACTTGAATCTTTCCATAAAGCAACAGCTAATAAAGAGAATGAATTATGCAGTGATgtggaaaggcagaaaaattcagaaatttcaAAACTGTCTAATGGGCAGCAAAATGGGGGTTTACGGAATGAGAAAACTATAGCTTCACTGCAAGAACTAACCAAAAAACAAGGCACATCCTCAAACAGTAAAAATGTTGTTTCAGTGGGTGCATCTGTGAAGGATCTAAAACAGGAACAAACCAAATCTGCCAGTTCTTTGATTAACCCACTAAGCAAACATACCACGGAAATGTTATCAGATGCTCAGCGACATAGCCCGGTAAACAGGCTTACGGACAATACTCATTTATCTGTACCCCGGACACCTGGCTCAGCGGCAGGGGAAAGACATAAAGAAGAACCTACAGATGGTATCAAGGTCCCCTCTAGTAGGCGTTTCACCGAAGACAATAGCACACCCAAAGTAATGGTCCCTCCTGTCACCCCAGACTTGCCAGCCTGCAGCCCTGCCAGTGAAGCAGGAAGTGAAAACAGTGTAAACATGGCTGCCCATACGTTAATGATTCTCTCCAGAGCAGCCATCTCCAGGGCTACTTCGACAACTCCTCTAAAAGACAATACACAACAATTCAGAGCATCTTCAAGGAACACCACAAAAAAGCGGAAAATTGAAGAATTAGATGAGCGCGAGCGGAACTCCCGTACTTCTAATAAAAATCTTTCCAATTCATCAATAcccatgaaaaagaagagaattaag aaaaAGAAGCTTCCCAGTTCATTTCCAGCTGGAATGGATGTGGACAAATTTTTGTTATCCTTGCATTATGATGAGTAA
- the NPAT gene encoding protein NPAT isoform X1: MLLPSDVARLVLGYLQQENLTSTCQTFILESSHLKEYAEHCTDEGFIPACLLSLFGKNLTTILNEYVAMKTKETSNHVPAIMSSLWKKLDHTLSQIRSMQSSPGFAANQRARTRSGIAEIKRQRRLASQVAPVSSELLTLPYLSGQFTTAPLTAAQVIRPTGQTSVPLSSNFVVVNHAQSQDTVTTGEALSIIPGAQEKKTHANLMSPGRRKSESQRKNTTLSGPQSTIRNFQDPNAFAVEKQMVIENAREKILSNKSLQEKLAENINKFLTSDNNIAQAPKQTDSNPTEPETSIDELLGLQSEIHMSEEAIQDILEQTESDPAFQALFDLFDYGKTKNNKNLSQGMSSQHMETNPNVVLADETNLAVKGSFKTEESDDQSGQPPLCTSYQNEDTSNALKNGSNHEELRHEPQEHFSQIGSTIQKKTFKTVVPTEQKGNLDITFESVPNLNDFNQRLNSDAKCNQHCAELYTSQMSTETEMAIEVEKNSLSPNVPNESQLQPDCSDTPVTSFVALGGETKNENLTLSGKSSQLVSPNIPLTGKPPKKSQFSESSNDTGRLKTNFHGSKSPDSREIHQSKIEINDVLPVTSQRLSDCQDNSSLQSKILSVSVESSGLNVSEQQVEICLGDSISSIKQPSSDSSCVELNHTEHEIQPSNSEKVALDSREPSSSIKEDGDSIFLSLGENDNCGEVTLVPPEGNLVEDRHSLPSESVCSSVLESHPEPQNTSDKPASNNSTEIDAANIVSLKIIISDDSFVSSDTELNSAVSSISGENVPTIILSSAKSPAKNAELVKCLSSEETAGVITSTEGDTASVEQSLLVLKPEDTAVTNTQSEDSIGFSASVTPCVSKDGGYIQLMPATSTTFGNSNNILIATCVTDPTVLGTTVSRSNVVVLPGNSAPITAQPSPPQLQTPPRSNNVFAVNQAVSPNFSQGSAIIIASPVQPVLQGMVGMIPVSVVGQNGNAFPAPPQQVLHMPLAAPVCNRSIPQFPISQKSQKTQGLRNKPCTGKQVNNLTDSSSHLVGCHTQRIEVSDKNMATDHGKNLEEITVPFSVENVVPTSKPFESHRRVLCFDSAASSVADTQGTNQKTVSQNKERNDISFPNLDTPMMSSTLKQSSNNALKREREKPPVPKILSKSETAISRHTTIKEVQSEKKVSPTEIGLESFHKATANKENELCSDVERQKNSEISKLSNGQQNGGLRNEKTIASLQELTKKQGTSSNSKNVVSVGASVKDLKQEQTKSASSLINPLSKHTTEMLSDAQRHSPVNRLTDNTHLSVPRTPGSAAGERHKEEPTDGIKVPSSRRFTEDNSTPKVMVPPVTPDLPACSPASEAGSENSVNMAAHTLMILSRAAISRATSTTPLKDNTQQFRASSRNTTKKRKIEELDERERNSRTSNKNLSNSSIPMKKKRIKKKKLPSSFPAGMDVDKFLLSLHYDE; this comes from the exons AAACATCAAATCATGTCCCAGCAATTATGTCATCTCTGTGGAAGAAGTTAGACCATACGCTTTCTCAGATCAG gAGCATGCAAAGTTCCCCAGGGTTTGCTGCCAATCAGAGAG CCCGAACAAGAAGTGGAATTGCAGAAATCAAAAGGCAAAGAAGGCTTGCATCTCAAGTAGCTCCTGTCAGTTCAGAGCTGCTTACTTTACCGTATCTTTCTGGACAATTTACTACTGCTCCTTTGACAGCTGCACAAGTTATTCGACCAACTGGCCAGACTTCAGTTCCTTTGAGTTCCAATTTTGTAGTGGTTAACCATGCACAATCACAAGACACTGTGACCA CAGGCGAGGCTTTAAGTATCATTCCTGGTGCTCAGGAGAAGAAAACTCATGCCAATTTAATGTCTCCTGGTAGACGCAAAag tGAATCTCAGAGGAAAAATACCACTTTGTCTGGGCCTCAGTCAACAATACGGAATTTCCAGGATCCAAATGCATTTGCAGTAGAAAAA CAAATGGTTATTGAAAATGCACgagaaaaaatattaagcaacAAATCTCTTCAAGAAAAGCTTGCAGAGAACATTAATAAATTTTTGACTAG TGACAACAATATTGCTCAAGCACCTAAGCAAACAGATAGCAACCCTACTGAACCAGAAACTTCAATTGATGAACTTCTGGGACTTCAG agtgAAATTCATATGTCTGAAGAAGCTATACAAGATATATTGGAACAGACAGAATCAGATCCAGCCTTTCAGGCACTCTTTGACCTCTTTGACTATG gtaaaacaaagaataataaaaatttatcacAAGGCATGTCCAGTCAGCATATGGAAACCAATCCCAATGTAGTCTTAGCAGATGAAACTAATCTAGCAGTTAAAGGTTCTTTTAAAACAGAAGAATCTG ATGATCAGTCTGGTCAACCCCCACTATGTACATCTTATCAAAATGAAGACACATCAAATGCTTTGAAGAATGGCAGCAACCATGAAGAGCTTAGACATGAACCCCAGGAACATTTTTCCCAGATAGGCTCTACCATCCAAAAAAAGACCTTCAAAACAGTTGTACCTACTGAACAGAAGGGTAACCTTGATATTACCTTTGAGTCTGTGCCTAATTTGAATGACTTTAACCAAAGATTAAATTCTGATGCCAAATGTAATCAGCATTGTGCTGAATTATACACCAGTCAGATGTCCACTGAAACTGAAATGGCCATAGAAGTTGAAAAGAATTCTTTGTCTCCAAATGTGCCGAATGAATCTCAGTTACAGCCAGATTGTTCTGATACACCAGTAACTTCATTCGTTGCCCTTGGTGgtgaaactaaaaatgaaaacttaactCTCTCTGGAAAAAGTTCTCAACTTGTATCCCCAAATATACCATTAACTGGAAAGCCACCTAAAAAAAGTCAATTTTCTGAAAGTTCGAATGATACAGGAAGACTGAAAACTAATTTCCATGGTTCCAAGTCACCAGATTCTAGAGAAATTCACCAGAGTAAAATTGAAATTAATGATGTATTACCAGTAACATCACAGCGACTTTCAGATTGCCAAGATAATTCTTCActtcaaagtaaaatattatCTGTGTCTGTTGAAAGTTCAGGTTTAAATGTATCTGAACAACAAGTAGAAATTTGTCTTGGAGATTCAATATCTTCAATTAAACAGCCATCTAGTGATTCATCATGTGTTGAGTTAAATCATACAGAACATGAAATTCAGCCCTCCAATTCTGAGAAAGTTGCTTTGGATTCACGTGAGCCATCATCTTCTATAAAAGAAGATGGAGatagtatttttctctctttgggtGAAAATGATAACTGTGGGGAGGTTACATTGGTGCCTCCTGAAGGTAATCTTGTAGAAGATAGACATTCTCTTCCTTCAGAATCTGTGTGTTCTTCAGTGTTAGAGTCTCACCCTGAACCCCAAAATACTAGTGATAAACCTGCTAGCAATAACTCAACAGAAATAGATGCAGCAAATATTGTCTCTCTCAAAATTATCATCAGTGATGATTCATTTGTTTCCTCAGATACTGAACTTAACAGTGCTGTTTCTAGTATCAGTGGAGAAAATGTGCCAACTATAATTTTGTCTTCTGCTAAATCACCTGCCAAAAATGCAGAATTAGTTAAATGTCTGTCTTCAGAAGAAACTGCAGGTGTTATCACATCTACTGAAGGAGATACAGCCTCAGTGGAACAAAGCCTTTTGGTGCTTAAACCTGAAGATACTGCAGTAACCAACACTCAGAGTGAAGACAGCATTGGTTTTTCAGCCAGTGTTACACCATGTGTTTCCAAGGATGGAGGGTATATACAGTTGATGCCAGCTACAAGCACAACTTTTGGCAATTCAAATAACATTCTGATAGCTACCTGCGTCACTGATCCAACAGTCTTAGGGACAACTGTAAGTCGGTCTAATGTTGTAGTATTGCCTGGAAATTCTGCACCTATAACTGCCCAACCTTCTCCGCCTCAACTACAGACACCACCAAGATCAAACAATGTATTTGCTGTCAACCAAGCTGTGTCCCCCAACTTTTCACAAG gaTCTGCCATCATAATTGCTTCTCCAGTCCAGCCTGTACTCCAAGGAATGGTAGGAATGATACCTGTATCTGTGGTTGGACAGAATGGAAATGCATTTCCTGCTCCTCCTCAGCAG GTCCTTCATATGCCTTTGGCAGCACCTGTATGCAATAGAAGTATCCCTCAATTCCCTATTTCTCAAAAGTCTCAGAAAACTCAGGGACTAAGAAATAAGCCTTGTACAG GAAAGCAGGTAAATAATTTGACGGATTCATCGAGTCATTTAGTTGGATGTCATACACAAAG aattgaagtTTCTGATAAGAATATGGCAACGGATCATGGAAAAAACCTGGAAGAAATCACAGTTCCCTTCTCAGTAGAGAATGTAGTTCCAACCAGCAAGCCATTTGAAAGCCACAGACGTGTGCTCTGTTTTGATAGCGCTGCTTCCTCTGTGGCAGATACACAGGGGACAAACCAGAAAACAGTGtcccaaaacaaagaaaggaatgaCATTTCATTTCCTAATCTTGACACACCCATGATGTCCTCTACCTTGAAACAGTCTTCTAATAATGCtctcaaaagagagagagagaaacctcctGTGCCTAAGATTTTATCTAAATCAGAAACTGCCATTAGCCGACATACCACTATAAAAGAAGTTCAGTCAGAAAAGAAGGTTTCACCAACAGAAATTGGACTTGAATCTTTCCATAAAGCAACAGCTAATAAAGAGAATGAATTATGCAGTGATgtggaaaggcagaaaaattcagaaatttcaAAACTGTCTAATGGGCAGCAAAATGGGGGTTTACGGAATGAGAAAACTATAGCTTCACTGCAAGAACTAACCAAAAAACAAGGCACATCCTCAAACAGTAAAAATGTTGTTTCAGTGGGTGCATCTGTGAAGGATCTAAAACAGGAACAAACCAAATCTGCCAGTTCTTTGATTAACCCACTAAGCAAACATACCACGGAAATGTTATCAGATGCTCAGCGACATAGCCCGGTAAACAGGCTTACGGACAATACTCATTTATCTGTACCCCGGACACCTGGCTCAGCGGCAGGGGAAAGACATAAAGAAGAACCTACAGATGGTATCAAGGTCCCCTCTAGTAGGCGTTTCACCGAAGACAATAGCACACCCAAAGTAATGGTCCCTCCTGTCACCCCAGACTTGCCAGCCTGCAGCCCTGCCAGTGAAGCAGGAAGTGAAAACAGTGTAAACATGGCTGCCCATACGTTAATGATTCTCTCCAGAGCAGCCATCTCCAGGGCTACTTCGACAACTCCTCTAAAAGACAATACACAACAATTCAGAGCATCTTCAAGGAACACCACAAAAAAGCGGAAAATTGAAGAATTAGATGAGCGCGAGCGGAACTCCCGTACTTCTAATAAAAATCTTTCCAATTCATCAATAcccatgaaaaagaagagaattaag aaaaAGAAGCTTCCCAGTTCATTTCCAGCTGGAATGGATGTGGACAAATTTTTGTTATCCTTGCATTATGATGAGTAA